From Cotesia glomerata isolate CgM1 linkage group LG2, MPM_Cglom_v2.3, whole genome shotgun sequence, a single genomic window includes:
- the LOC123259050 gene encoding MATH and LRR domain-containing protein PFE0570w-like has translation MPAWILKDNSLRDEKIVVEDIDEYQVEEIVSIQEDKIDQNLVDNDDDDKKPLNESDENLEDIDDDKTPLNESDENLEDIDHDKTPLNESDENLEDIDHDKKPLNESDESLLYNRDDKSINESDDEPLDESIYENWKGLGNDSKHKKFNWINTENFNNGENKDDNIQNNSAPVHKITKSKISNYNNNSEIKFEKANVQEYFATTISSNNSIDEDHCYSNKSPLVETHENKVESVVTSITRQIKKEGKYFQTCPDINLINDGVVKKLREMNKDNSKKGKKKNGITLESFGKIYQSKFQILYPIYKDRELTQANSENEDKDDNGKSLSRVIDCQDKITLNVYVYIELEMPETFNKKPKEAKLRDFPKHIILSEQNLLGERKQLRYRLCGVIGYANKHYVAYCQGLSGTCNNGWVDLDMDFGSSKPVKKKPKKSNLESMELDYIDSLIILKHNNKTKEAVTRVPKILFLSGVSGCGKTAALKVLARENKLDIVEWITPAKSAAYLDDDNRIVEQADKFF, from the exons ATGCCAGCTTGGATTCTGAAAGACAATTCACTGCgcgatgaaaaaattgtagttGAGGATATAGATGAATATCAAGTTG AAGAGATTGTTAGCATCCAAGAGGataaaattgatcaaaatCTAGTAGACAATGATGATGACGACAAAAAGCCTTTAAATGAATCTGATGAAAATCTAGAAGACATTGATGATGATAAAACGCCTTTAAATGAATCTGATGAAAATCTAGAAGACATTGATCATGATAAAACGCCTTTAAATGAATCTGATGAAAATCTAGAAGACATTGATCATGATAAAAAGCCTTTAAATGAATCTGATGAAAGTCTATTATACAATCGTGATGACAAATCTATAAATGAGTCTGACGATGAGCCCTTGGATGAATCTATTTACGAGAACTGGAAAGGTTTGGGCAATGATTCGAAGCACAAGAAATTTAACTGGATTAATACTGAGAATTTTAATAACGGTGAAAACAAAGATGacaatattcaaaataactcAGCTCCAGTTCATAAAATTACCAAAAGTAAAATCTCTAACTATAATAACAAcagtgaaattaaatttgagaAAGCTAATGTTCAAGAATATTTTGCCACTACTATTAGTTCTAATAACTCTATTGATGAAGATCACTGCTACTCGAATAAGTCCCCCTTGGTTGAAACTCACGAAAATAAAGTTGAATCTGTTGTGACTAGTATAACAAGACAAATTAAGAAAgaaggaaaatattttcaaacgtGTCCTGacataaatttgattaatgatggggttgttaaaaaattacgcgAAATGAACAAGGATAACTCGAAGAagggaaaaaagaaaaat GGTATAACATTAGAAAGCTTCGGTAAAATTTACCAAAGTAAATTTCAGATATTATATCCTATATACAAAGATCGTGAGCTAACACAGGCAAATAGTGAGAATGAAGATAAAGATGACAATGGTAAATCCCTGTCACGGGTTATTGACTGTCAAGACAAAAT AACGCTGAATGTTTATGTATATATTGAATTGGAGATGCCagaaacttttaataaaaaaccaaAAGAGGCTAAATTACGTGATTTTCCGAAACATATAATTCTATCAGAACAAAATTTACTAGGAGAAAGAAAACAACTACGTTATCG CTTGTGTGGAGTGATAGGATACGCAAATAAACATTATGTAGCTTATTGCCAAGGCTTATCAGGCACATG caaCAATGGATGGGTGGACCTGGATATGGATTTTGGTTCCTCGAAgcctgtaaaaaaaaagcccAAGAAATCCAACCTAGAATCAATGGAACTAGACTACATTGACAGTTTGATAATCTTAAAGCATAATAATAAGACAA AGGAAGCTGTTACAAGAGTCCCAAAGATCCTCTTTCTGTCAGGAGTTTCTGGTTGTGGAAAAACAGCTGCGTTGAAGGTCTTAGCTAGAGAAAACAAGCTTGATATAGTTGAGTGGATCACTCCCGCAAAATCAGCGGCTTATTTAGATGATGATAACAGGATAGTTGAGCAGGCAGataagtttttttga